Proteins encoded by one window of Scatophagus argus isolate fScaArg1 chromosome 4, fScaArg1.pri, whole genome shotgun sequence:
- the LOC124058349 gene encoding hydroxycarboxylic acid receptor 2-like: MTCNFNGTVLIKVLPPLLFTEFILGILGNGLALWVFCFHLKPWKSSTVLLFNLAMADFLLNMALPFRAIYYLSGIIWKFGSAMCNICLFMLAMNRSGSTFFLMAIAADRYMRVVHPHHPINSLSVPKAMCAALALWLVTIAMTAHVFHLKHINTTYCESFMVDAEPQHNLSWHKFEFFFSFIFPLVVILYCTVQISVHLRRRQLSQHAKIKKALWFITVVVVLFVVCFLPSNIVQVLLWIKSHRVAFTLPPSEVCPALEELTSAFYISISLTYLNSVLDPVVYYFSSPAFKNFCRKALHLSEVQTVESTEKKTRETGSQSLSQL, from the coding sequence ATGACTTGCAATTTCAATGGCACCGTGCTGATCAAAGTGCTCCCTCCACTGCTGTTCACGGAGTTCATTTTGGGAATCCTCGGAAACGGCTTGGCTCTCTGGGTCTTCTGCTTCCACCTGAAGCCCTGGAAGAGCAGCACGGTGCTGCTCTTCAACCTGGCCATGGCTGACTTTCTCCTCAACATGGCTTTGCCTTTCCGGGCCATCTACTACTTGTCCGGGATCATCTGGAAGTTTGGAAGCGCCATGTGCAACATTTGCCTCTTCATGTTGGCGATGAACCGCAGCGGAAGTACCTTCTTCTTGATGGCCATTGCCGCGGACAGGTACATGCGCGTGGTGCATCCCCATCATCCTATCAACTCTCTGAGCGTCCCCAAAGCCATGTGTGCAGCACTTGCGCTGTGGTTGGTCACCATCGCAATGACAGCTCACGTTTTCCATctgaaacacatcaacacaaccTACTGCGAGAGCTTCATGGTTGACGCTGAACCCCAGCATAATCTGAGCTGGCATAAGTTTgagttcttcttctccttcatttTCCCGCTGGTCGTGATCCTCTACTGCACCGTCCAGATTTCCGTCCACCTGAGGAGGAGACAGTTGAGTCAGCATGCGAAGATTAAGAAGGCTCTGTGGTTCATcacggtggtggtggtgctctTCGTCGTCTGCTTCCTACCGAGCAACATCGTGCAGGTGCTGCTCTGGATCAAGAGCCACCGAGTCGCCTTCACCCTGCCCCCCTCTGAGGTGTGCCCTGCCCTGGAAGAGCTGACCAGCGCGTTTTACATCTCCATCAGCCTGACCTATCTCAACAGCGTGCTGGACCCTGTGGTTTACTACTTCTCCAGCCCTGCCTTCAAGAACTTCTGCAGGAAAGCCCTTCATTTGTCCGAAGTGCAAACTGTTGAGAGTACAGAGAAGAAAACTCGAGAAACGGGCTCCCAGTCGCTCAGTCAGCTGTGA